From Branchiostoma floridae strain S238N-H82 chromosome 5, Bfl_VNyyK, whole genome shotgun sequence:
tgtacaatgaaaTGAGTGAGTACAACAAACACTGTTTGGTGGAGGGGCGGTGCTTTATTTGGTCATACCTGAATGTTCCATGAGAAACGGTTTTCCGGGAACTTTCAATCAGTCATGGCCACGCCTGGGGGATTTCAGAGCCATGAAAAATCTTCAGCATGCCAAGCGCAAACTATTTGAATTACTTAAATGAGAGCCTTAACTATTATGGTGGTCTGACCCCCAATTCTGATATCTGCCTAGGTCTCCAGACAATGCAACACTTTGCAATACTCAGATGTGGTTCACACTAGTCCCTTTATATAGAAGAATGATATTTCCGACTGTCACTAAACAGTACAGCTTTTTTTCTGTAAGATGTTGTAGTGAATACTATCCACGGATAGAAATGACTGCTACGATAGTCTACAAGCTATTAGCTTAACATAGTACTCCAATTAAGTAGATAATGAGTGGTTCACACATACCAAACGTTCTGCAAACACCACCAGCGTTTGTATCCATTCTAAAGTTTGTTTCAAGGTGAGATACGAGTCCATGTATGCCAGCCATGTAACAGCAGCTTTTGTCAACATATCTAGCATGTCTGCCGTTTACATTCGGGGTTAGATTTGTTCAATAGACAGTTTGCGGCTAGAGCTGTCAAAATAATCAGGTACTATCCTAAACGACTGACAAGTTTCCCGTTTACAGGTGAGGCTTGTACACTAATAGTCTGTACAAAGTACAGGAGTTCTCGTAATGCCTTAAGGGGTAACCAAACGCTGTCGTTTACGACTGATATATGCACTACGGTAAATAGACTGCTAGGTTTTTATCAGATTTGGCTCCCGGTTGACTCCATGTTTCGGTGACTCGTACCGGTCCGACCAGTTGTGTCTTCGTGACGCCACCACCGACCTTAAGGCATACAGGCTGAGTGATCGTTTTCTTTCTATTGTCGTACGGAGAGGTAACACCACTCTTAAGCTTGATTAGCTTCCTTTATCGGCAGGCCGCCTCAGGGAGCCATAGGCTCTGCGGGAGTCGCATAAGGTTGATCTGAGTATGATCCGAGGGCTTGCAGGGTCTATGTCTTTGTTTTAGGACAGCGTGTATCCTTTTACATTAGCAAAATAGTGCTGTTTTGCAATATATTAGCAAGATAGTGAAATATCCATCAACATTATTAAGTCCCCGGAAGATTCACACAAAGGCGGCGGGACCAGATATCTTGGAATCGGGTAACGTAGCACCACCGTTGTCTTGGTAACAGTGTGGGGAATCTTTGTATACATCTGGGTGCATCCGTCCGTACATAATGACCTTCCAACGCGTCTAGGCCAGACGGACAGGGATAGGCCTAGGGAACTTAATGTACATATCGTGCTGAGAGACATGAACCAGATATCGTAATTAACAAACAACTTATCATCACTGTCGGTAAATTCTGCGTTGCTTTTTCGTATGGCCCGGACGGTATTGTTTGCAGAAGTCAGACGTGGGTAAGTTGACAGGTATgtgttatttgtttttgttaccaGAATGTACATTGTCGAGGACAGACATCGACACAGCTTTTGTGCAACAGTTCTTACCACGGGCAACTGTAACATCAATTTTAGCAAAACGCGCTATAATAtctacgtatacatgtactgatatTCTGGACGACAGATTGAAAACCTGGTAATGCAGAACATTTAGTTAGCTAATCTCTACCCATATCTATGTACTGGGGATGATTCTTTCTCCGCGTTCtctgtgttgtttttgtctgtacATCGGCATGTATGTTAGGCAGATATGTCGATGCGTTGTTTATGTTAATTTTGCCTCCTTGCTTGCAGGTTTTCCTCATGGATATTGAAGAAGAACAGCGTGGTAAACAGAACGGACAACTTAAGCCCAGTGAGTTGGCTTTAATCTCAATCTTTATGAACGTACGTTTTTTTCTAAACGTCAATAAAAGCCCAAAGGTTTCTTGAGTAACAGAGCAAATTCTAGAGTAGACGCCATGGTCTTCAACAATCCTGCATACACAAGGACAGAGGCACGTTTTCTTACACTGTGTCAAACCCAGGCACACACTGATATACCAACTTAACTTTTAACGTGAGTTACTTTAATTTTCAGTttgaatttgttgttttggtctGATGTTTGAACAAGAATACTAATTTCTGTTATATCAAATCATCTCGAGTTGTTTGTATTATTAGTTGTTAGCGATTTCTACTGACGTGaacgtgaatttttttttactttgtattcgatttcattttgatcatttcttacaatgttttgttattctATGTCGGGACTCTAACCCAGGGAGCATTGAAAAAAGTTTCATTAGGTGATGTGTATTTTCCTGGATTAagaatgaaagtttattgcaagtttatgctcgtaggctaattgcatatacatggtagaaacatgaTAGGGGGTATCCATGTTAACAATTAACAGTGATAAATATTATCatacaaagagactactcgaatactgtaaatgcagaaatgttcgcggtggattaatgttcgcagttttcgcggtgaccacttcaccgcgaatttaaaaccaccgcgaacatttttctattatgatattagattgcagtctatggtgttacctttttctcgctaccgcgaaattaaatccccgcgaacttaaatacatttacagtactaatattgactatatctagataggttgggtttgacttcttttttggaagcagaggaagacagggagtcccactttttctataatttgtggGTTGTGTGATTTAATTAATAGATACTAATAAATTGAAACTGTCTCCCCAGGGGGCCTGTCTATGAGCAGAATGAGACGCTCCATGCGGGATCTACTGAAGGgagggaagaagaaaaaggaaaacaaaattcaatCCGAGAAACGAACCGCCGAATCGCGTGAATTGACGCAGCAAAGCCACAGAGATTCAATTGATCTGAGCACGTTGCCTACTCAAGGTCAAAGTGAGTGTATGAGTGTTTTCTCTGGCAAGATCTACAATCCGTTGCAATCTCTGCTAACACAAATACAGGAGAAGACGAAGTGCACTTTGTCGTAGATTGAACTATGTACTTACATTGTATGAGTAGCACTTTCAATAGATACTAACTCGTTTCAATCTGCCCTCCTACCGACCAGGCCCTTCTGCTAGATGGGTCGTTTTGATTTATTTAGTAATCTTGTAGGGTAGTCTCTTCAGTTTCCGAAAAACGATTTCTAAGGGAGCCCCACAACTTAACAATaatcatataacataaaaaCGTAGATAATTGAACATAGGGGGATAGGACTGATTAGCCATTGGCGAAGCGGTGAACTGATGTGAATTACGATTTTATCATGGTCAAAActgaccgaaggatgccatatatagcAGCATACTTGAAGAATGTATTTGGTTGAATTGTGACTTACAACCGTTTGCCCCTTACAGACCTGTCCAGATCTCTGGAAATTCTGGACAGACAAACCTCTCTCCAGATCAAACAGTCGAGACAGTCGAACGAAAGACTCATCGAAGAGTACAGGAACAACAGCAATGTCGGCCATAGCCAGTCGGTCCAGGGACAGGTCACACACGTTAACAACGAGACTCGAGACATAAGGAATGGCACAGAGATGAAACATGTCGCACAAGACAATAGAAATGTGACTGTGAATCCACAAAGTCCGAATGGCACGGAAGTGTCCGTTATTAGCACGTTTCAAATCCACATGGGAGaaggtaagtacatgtatattttgttcatTTCTAATCGAATCGTTGAAACCCATAGACATAGATGGTCTTCACGTCTATATATGGTATTAAGAGTAATGGATTCCCTCAAATAGTGTTAACGTCCTCTGGTAATGCCACTTAAGAAAGAGAGGTCTCTTACTTGCAGCATTCTTTGTTTATTGGACAACAATATTTAAAGATATCAAGGAATTGAACAATAACGGAAGAGAGCTTGAAATTGTTTAACTTGATTGAACAGAACACTGGAAATTTTTTAGACAGTTGCAGTAAAAGAGCGCATTTGGCTTATTTTCAGCTAGATGGATTAATTGTTTACAAGATAATTTCTGTGTCGATGTTTTGGCATAGGAAGCCAACCAAAACCACTTGATTCGTCTCGTTTTCGCCATGACCGTCTGGACTCAGGAGTCGAGATATTATCATCTGACACGGAAAAGACACCCAGTAAGTACTAAATCTATCATGTCCATGTGTTGAATGGTGTCTATTTTATAATCATGACTTATGaaaatggcagacttcacaTCCTCTGTCAGAAGAAACAAAACGTAcaatgcggacacacacacatgcaccacacacacactagaATGAAGTCAAAAACAATGCAAGGCGTATTGAAACCATGCAATGTGTCAGTTGTATGGTTAACAATAAAATAACATAGATATCAACTGTTCTATGATGCCAGTCTTTGATAGTCATTGCAATGGATAAACGGAAATATGTTTTGGGCAACCATGTTCCAAATTTTAGAGGTATTCTGGTTCTATTACTGCACTAATACGTTTACTTACTCAACTTTTTAGCAGGTCTGTATGCATCTGAACCTCCCGCGGGCCGGCCTCTCCGGAGCCGCTGGACCAACGACTGGGTCGTGCAGACAAGCAGCATGAACCAGCAGGTCCAGGAACCCGCCTCCCATCTAGTGTTACAACCCATACGTATAGAGTTACAATCACGACCAATCGACGAAGAGCAAGTCAATCAGACTGTACCAATTGCAAGTACCGGCGTGAGAAGCGGTCAGTGTTTTGATATTGTCTTTTCGTATGTGTACTTGTAGGTGTgtcctgtttgtctctttaACTAGAGACCTTCTTGCAGGTTTAATCCAGTCGGAATATGCAGCGAATGCGATGGCCATTTGGCTTGAACAAGAGGACTGGAGGAGATATTGTGGCAAAGTCCGGCCACAGCAGCGCATCTCTCGTACTAGACGGACGGAACTAAGGATAAACTCGCGATCGGGCCAGCGGGAGACAGACCCACGGGGTCCCTTTGGCATCGTCCGGAGAACCAGTTGAGTGGTCTGACGATGGTCATGTCCTCTCTCACTTTGCGTGTATCACTTTGCCTCTGCCAAGGGGATGCTTAATTTCTTCCAttcaggaaaaaatgttttgtcctGTCTCTTTGCTTGCCATCTTGTGGCAGGTTGTACGTTTGCAGATTGTACTTTGTAAATGGCAGTTTTGGCTTGccgcatttttttttttgccttgggTCTCTTGTTGGTCGCGGTCTGGGGCTTCGCTGGATTTCTTCACTTGTGATGCGGTCTTGTTATCTGAATCTTCAGCTGACGAAAGTGTGGGCAATGTACATATTTGAAAGTGTGGGCAATGTGGAAATGTGGGCCTTGATTCCGCAATTGCTTATTCCTGTAAAGTATCATCCTTGCTATTTGTTAGTTGGAGTTTTCGATCTATACTACTTGTGGGAAAGCTTATTTACTCATATCAATGGCGTTTTTGCTCAGGAATTGCTTGTACAATAAGCTTTCTGTCTATACTTTTGCAAGGAATACTACTATGCTGCTTGGCAGTACGTATTGCTTTATACTAGGGACGTTGCTGTTGCTTTATATCATTGTGGCTTCTACGAACTAAAGGCAGTAACCTCACTGCGACCGATTGATTTGACAGGGCAGACCTCGCAATGAATTTCATGGATGAAAATGaatctatttttttattattattgtttgtttcactctatgtttttgttgtgttgcaGCCAAACTCTTACACTTTAAATGATATTCTAATTACAAAAGTAAGAATAATGAAAATCCAAAACGTTGCAGCGAGGTCCGGCCTATCTCGCCGCCTTGTGGAATTGGAATCTTAATTAGTATCGTTACCATTGGTCCCCATGTAGAATCAGCCGACCCGCTGTTGTCCGGAGCTGCCAGACTTCGACAGACCAGATCAGACGATGAGAGCGGAATAGGTCAgaacatttgtttttttttccaacttaTTTGTTATTTAATGATTGGTCGTTACGCTTTCCTATTGTTTCGGCTTTTCTCAGTAGTTTTAACGCCATTAACATAACGTGCATGGTGACTATGCTAATTCGTAGAAAATAGAAGCTTGGAGTAAGTAGCTAGCAACAACATTTCTACTGCAACGGGTTGCATACTAGCTATACGGTAGGTACCGTTGGACATACTACTAGTGcctcatttattttttattccaGATTTGTATCATGCCTATTTCTTTAAATAAAATGCAGAAAAGTTACACTCTATTCTTTCAAGACTATCTTTAATGATCAACTTAGACTAATATACATTTCCACAAAACACAACAGCACTTTATATCTGTAAAAATATGTAGAAAGGCCCATACATAATTTGCATGAGTGGGATCAACTCCAACATCAAACCGACCAGTTTCCATTTTTTCGCAGGTCGGTCTGTATCAGTAGGCAACCATCTCGAACAGTCCGTCCGGAGTCAGCGAACGAACGACTGGATCGGGCAACAGGGAGGCCAACACGAGGGCAAAGAACTTGTTTACCACGGAGTTCTGCCTCCAGTGATCATTCAACAACAATTGCAGCCCGTCAACCGGGAGCCAATGAGTCACAAGAGTGCCCCAGATACCAGGAAGAGAAGCAGTGAGTCTCCTTGTAACTGATCTTTTTTACAAAGTCctatttctttgaatatttctaaaacaaaagtGGAACAAAATGATTTTGATCAATGATACATGTGACAAAATATAAGTTGAAACTTGAGTTACACTTTGTCATTGTTTCGTAAAGTAATTGTCTGTGTTGAATAGTTTTTTATATATAATTAGATTGAAAAAATAATAGACAGATGCTTTTTGGTTATGGCAACTTTTAGACTGAACTGCGAGTTTGTGCTTATATATCAGAAATACAGGTAGTAGTAACATATATAGGGCTCCACAGCCTGTGCAATGTATATGACAGAATCCTTTATCATAGGAATAGAAAACACTGACTGAAAGTATCTTAAGCGTTTAACAAGACAAGTTTTCCTGTACATCATCTGTGAACTAATATATCGTTTCTCTCTAGGATCAGAGCCCAACAGTCGCCATGACGACACCTACGACCGGTTCGAAACATTCGTCCAAAGCCTGGACCGCCTCGAGACAGGTTTTACCTTCCTTACTTACTGCTGACGTACTCGGTTTAGCTGCACTCTCACTatacttgcgtcacgcttgggtcactgcggggttcgaaagatactcaacgaatttcagagataaagaacgaattttcttactttttgtgttgtgttttgattgtcgtcttctaagtcatacttttacgtattacgcaatatctaaatcataaaagaatgttgaaaacaacaaaacagtgacgcagcgaacgaaccccgtagtgacgcaagcttgacgcaagtgcggtaagagtgcacctttaccGATCACGACGTCTCTCAACG
This genomic window contains:
- the LOC118416296 gene encoding uncharacterized protein LOC118416296; translation: MDIEEEQRGKQNGQLKPRGLSMSRMRRSMRDLLKGGKKKKENKIQSEKRTAESRELTQQSHRDSIDLSTLPTQGQNLSRSLEILDRQTSLQIKQSRQSNERLIEEYRNNSNVGHSQSVQGQVTHVNNETRDIRNGTEMKHVAQDNRNVTVNPQSPNGTEVSVISTFQIHMGEGSQPKPLDSSRFRHDRLDSGVEILSSDTEKTPSLYASEPPAGRPLRSRWTNDWVVQTSSMNQQVQEPASHLVLQPIRIELQSRPIDEEQVNQTVPIASTGVRSESADPLLSGAARLRQTRSDDESGIGRSVSVGNHLEQSVRSQRTNDWIGQQGGQHEGKELVYHGVLPPVIIQQQLQPVNREPMSHKSAPDTRKRSRSEPNSRHDDTYDRFETFVQSLDRLETGFTFLTYC